In the genome of Triticum urartu cultivar G1812 chromosome 5, Tu2.1, whole genome shotgun sequence, one region contains:
- the LOC125508573 gene encoding uncharacterized protein LOC125508573, producing MASSSSAAAAAATPSSGAAMEADGLEFLLDPVDRFPPREEFAERFEHPYRVPLALLSPREEAPALPADSNLRLRLCAAGRELQPWAVCRRVLPEEECLADPICEIHWEGESRSPLMDEERLCFCSALPDQMPRASRMSALEQSIHKFAEEPTKSAVKPDLGLSFYSLGDAYDLQFVFLGGWLRHTVWGEQAERRADKVDARDNLWLSGCSGKPEAENGRSCRCKCPVLIRLLRASDNKLYITEYSENHNRSLSLTMVEKVHWPSHNTHRCLRKGSYKTVAGKYCEPWESV from the exons AtggcgtcgtcgtcgtcggcggcggcggcggctgcgacCCCTTCCAGCGGAGCTGCGATGGAAGCCGACGGGCTCGAGTTCTTGCTGGATCCAGTAGACCG GTTCCCGCCTAGGGAAGAATTCGCGGAAAGGTTTGAGCACCCATATCGTGTGCCACTGGCGTTACTGTCGCCACGCGAGGAGGCGCCTGCTTTGCCGGCGGATTCCAATTTGCGGCTCCGGCTGTGCGCAGCGGGTAGGGAGCTGCAGCCCTGGGCGGTCTGCAGGCGAGTGCTGCCGGAGGAAGAATGCCTCGCCGACCCAATCTGCGAAATCCACTGGGAAGGTGAATCCCGAAGCCCCCTGATGGACGAAGAGAG GTTGTGCTTCTGTAGTGCACTACCAGACCAGATGCCGCGTGCCTCGCGGATGAGTGCGCTTGAACAATCTATCCACAAATTTGCAGAAGAACCTACAAAAAGTGCGGTGAAACCAGATCTTGGGTTGAGTTTTTACTCGTTGGGTGACGCGTATGACTTACAATTTGTATTCTTGGGAGGTTGGCTCCGGCATACGGTATGGGGAGAGCAGGCTGAACGACGAGCGGACAAAGTCGATGCACGAGATAATTTGTGGCTCAGTGGCTGTTCG GGGAAGCCTGAGGCGGAGAACGGCCGGTCGTGTAGGTGTAAATGCCCTGTGTTGATTAGGCTGTTGAGGGCATCCGACAACAAGTTGTACATAACCGAGTACAGCGAGAATCACAACCGCTCTTTGTCATTGACAATGGTCGAGAAGGTTCACTGGCCGTCACACAACACACATAGATGTTTACGCAAAGGATCCTATAAAACAGTTGCAGGAAAATATTGTGAACCTTGGGAAAGTGTATAG